One Prosthecochloris marina DNA segment encodes these proteins:
- the nifE gene encoding nitrogenase iron-molybdenum cofactor biosynthesis protein NifE, translated as MEKLEILEGRKKQVFEKNKETETFDIKCETTSLSGSVSQRACVFCGSRVVLYPVADALHVVHGPIGCAAYTWDIRGAVSSGPELHRLSFSTDLKEMDVIYGGEKKLYKSLLELIDQYEPKAAFIYSTCIIGLIGDDIDAVCKKVSEEKGIPVLPVHSEGFKGTKKDGYKAACDALMKIVGTGSTEGIGKYSINILGEFNLAGEAWIIKDYYEQMGIEVVSTMTGDGRVDDIRRSHGASLNIVQCSGSMVRLAKTMEEKYGIPYLRVSYFGIEDMSKALYDVASHFSDNPEILQAAKKVVSREVGELYPQLLEFRKALDGKKAAIYVGGAFKAFSLIKALDSLGMDVVLAGSQTGNKDDYEGLKGMCDEGTIIVDDSNPVELSKFILEKEVDLLIGGVKERPIAYKLGVSFCDHNHERKIPLAGFIGMYNFAKEVYESVMSPVWQFAPRKGGLS; from the coding sequence ATGGAAAAACTTGAAATACTCGAGGGAAGAAAAAAACAGGTTTTTGAAAAAAACAAAGAAACCGAAACATTCGACATCAAATGCGAAACCACCAGCCTTTCCGGATCTGTTAGCCAGAGAGCCTGTGTTTTCTGTGGCTCACGTGTCGTGCTCTACCCGGTTGCAGACGCTCTTCATGTCGTTCACGGCCCCATAGGATGTGCTGCGTACACCTGGGATATCCGGGGGGCCGTCTCTTCAGGACCCGAGCTGCACCGCCTGAGCTTTTCCACCGACCTGAAAGAGATGGATGTCATTTACGGAGGAGAAAAGAAACTTTACAAATCGCTTCTTGAACTCATCGATCAGTATGAGCCGAAAGCCGCATTTATCTACTCGACCTGTATCATCGGACTCATCGGAGACGATATCGACGCTGTCTGTAAAAAAGTCTCGGAAGAAAAAGGCATACCGGTTCTTCCTGTGCACTCCGAAGGCTTTAAAGGAACCAAGAAAGACGGTTACAAAGCCGCATGTGATGCACTGATGAAAATCGTCGGGACAGGTTCCACCGAAGGAATCGGAAAATACAGCATCAACATTCTGGGTGAGTTCAACCTTGCAGGCGAAGCCTGGATCATCAAGGACTACTACGAACAGATGGGCATCGAGGTTGTTTCTACCATGACCGGAGACGGCCGGGTAGACGACATCAGACGCTCGCACGGCGCTTCACTGAACATTGTTCAGTGTTCCGGTTCGATGGTCAGACTGGCAAAAACGATGGAAGAAAAATACGGCATCCCTTACCTGAGGGTTTCTTATTTCGGTATCGAGGATATGTCGAAAGCGCTTTATGATGTCGCCTCCCATTTCAGCGACAACCCGGAAATTCTTCAAGCCGCCAAGAAAGTGGTCAGCCGCGAAGTTGGTGAACTCTACCCGCAGCTTCTGGAATTTCGTAAAGCGCTCGACGGGAAAAAAGCTGCAATCTACGTTGGCGGCGCATTCAAGGCCTTTTCGCTGATCAAGGCGCTCGATTCTCTAGGTATGGATGTCGTTCTTGCCGGTTCACAAACCGGCAACAAAGACGATTATGAAGGATTGAAAGGAATGTGCGATGAAGGGACAATTATCGTCGACGACTCAAACCCTGTCGAACTCTCAAAATTCATTCTCGAAAAAGAAGTTGACCTCTTGATCGGAGGCGTCAAGGAACGACCGATCGCCTATAAACTCGGTGTCAGCTTCTGTGACCATAACCACGAAAGAAAGATCCCGCTTGCCGGCTTTATCGGCATGTACAATTTCGCAAAAGAAGTCTACGAATCTGTCATGAGTCCGGTATGGCAGTTCGCTCCAAGAAAAGGAGGTCTCTCATGA
- a CDS encoding nitrogenase component 1: MKTAKTATQNACKLCNPLGACLAFKGIERCVPFLHGSQGCATYIRRYLISHFKEPVDIASSNFNEDTAVFGGSHNLKLGLQNITKQYKPELIGIATTCLSETIGDDVDMILREYGSESDPALPRPVMIHASTPSYQGTHIDGFHAAMRATVSQLAEGGTKRNLLTLFPNMVSPADLRYLKEILESFNIPFVLLPDYSETLDGGPWEEYHRIPKGGTPQHAIRKSGTAAASIEFTSVLTGEKSPAGYLEEKFDVPSYRLCLPIGIKQSDAFFNLLEKLSETPLPHRYEDERRRLVDAYVDGHKYVFGKKAIVYGEEDLVIAITAFLREIGITPVLCASGGKSGFLKKRLAEMVPDLNDLGIKVRDGVDFVDIEDEAKILEPDLLIGNSKGFTMSRKNHIPIVRIGFPIHDRFGGQRLHHLGYKGTQELFDRIVNTVIEYRQNSSPIGYTYM, encoded by the coding sequence ATGAAAACAGCAAAAACAGCAACCCAGAACGCATGCAAACTTTGTAACCCTCTTGGAGCTTGCCTGGCATTCAAAGGAATAGAAAGATGTGTTCCGTTCCTGCACGGCTCCCAAGGATGCGCAACATACATCCGCCGTTACCTCATCAGCCACTTCAAGGAGCCGGTTGACATTGCATCGTCGAACTTCAATGAAGACACGGCGGTTTTCGGAGGCAGCCACAATCTTAAGCTCGGTTTGCAGAACATCACAAAGCAATACAAGCCCGAGCTAATCGGAATAGCGACGACCTGCCTCTCTGAAACCATCGGCGACGATGTGGACATGATCCTCAGAGAGTATGGCAGTGAATCCGATCCGGCTCTACCCAGACCCGTGATGATCCATGCATCGACGCCAAGCTACCAGGGAACGCATATCGATGGTTTTCATGCCGCGATGAGAGCAACAGTCTCGCAACTTGCAGAAGGAGGGACGAAGCGGAACCTTTTGACCCTCTTTCCCAACATGGTTTCACCGGCGGACCTGCGGTACCTGAAGGAGATCCTCGAAAGCTTCAACATCCCCTTCGTACTTCTCCCAGACTACTCGGAAACACTTGATGGAGGACCGTGGGAAGAATACCACAGGATCCCCAAAGGGGGAACACCACAGCATGCAATCCGTAAAAGTGGAACCGCAGCGGCAAGCATCGAGTTCACCTCGGTCCTTACCGGGGAAAAGTCACCTGCCGGATATCTTGAAGAAAAATTTGATGTCCCCTCTTATCGGCTTTGCCTGCCCATAGGAATAAAACAAAGCGATGCGTTTTTCAACCTGCTCGAAAAATTGTCAGAGACGCCTCTGCCTCACAGATACGAAGATGAACGGCGGCGGCTTGTCGATGCCTACGTTGACGGGCACAAATACGTATTCGGGAAAAAAGCCATCGTTTATGGCGAGGAAGATCTTGTGATCGCCATAACCGCTTTCCTGAGAGAAATAGGTATAACACCGGTTCTGTGCGCGTCAGGAGGGAAAAGCGGTTTCCTGAAAAAACGCCTTGCGGAAATGGTGCCGGACCTTAACGACCTCGGTATAAAAGTCCGAGACGGGGTCGATTTCGTCGACATAGAGGACGAGGCAAAAATCCTCGAACCGGATCTGCTTATCGGTAACAGCAAAGGCTTTACCATGTCGCGGAAAAATCATATTCCAATCGTCCGTATCGGATTCCCGATTCATGACAGATTCGGAGGACAACGGCTGCATCATCTTGGGTACAAAGGAACCCAGGAACTGTTTGACAGAATCGTAAACACCGTTATCGAATACAGACAGAATTCATCACCAATCGGCTATACATATATGTAA
- a CDS encoding radical SAM protein: MTLSIEKHPCFNDRSRHTFGRIHLPVAPKCNIQCNYCNRKFDCLNENRPGVTSRVLSPHQALHYLDRALELSPNIAVVGIAGPGDPFANPEDTMETLRLVRQKYPDMLLCVATNGLNVLPYIGELAELDVSHVTLTINAVNPEIGAEIYAWIRHRKKVYRDVNAARLLLDNQLEALKKLKEHGVTTKINSIIIPGINDRHVVDVAETVSKLGAGIFNALPYYKTEETVFENIPEPHPELVKAIQKNTAQYLPQMKHCARCRADAIGIIGQENSDEIMKQLQEAAQLPKKPHENRPYIAVASMEGVLINQHLGEADRFLVYAPGADNSRPVLVESRPAPPPGGGTMRWEAVASLLMDCRAILVNGAGESPKKVLNGSGMKVYILDGLIEEGVNGVFSGKDMSRMARISQMHACKTNCSGTGGGCG, from the coding sequence ATGACGTTATCTATTGAAAAACATCCATGCTTCAACGACAGATCGAGGCACACTTTCGGGCGCATTCACCTCCCTGTTGCGCCGAAGTGCAATATCCAGTGCAATTACTGTAACAGGAAGTTCGATTGTCTGAACGAAAACCGGCCAGGTGTCACCAGCAGGGTACTTTCCCCTCACCAGGCTCTGCATTACCTCGACCGGGCACTTGAACTGTCGCCAAATATCGCCGTTGTCGGCATCGCAGGACCAGGGGACCCTTTTGCAAACCCCGAGGACACCATGGAAACACTTCGACTTGTCCGGCAGAAGTATCCCGACATGCTTCTGTGCGTTGCGACCAACGGGTTGAACGTGCTGCCATATATCGGTGAACTTGCAGAACTTGACGTAAGCCACGTAACGCTTACCATAAACGCTGTCAATCCGGAAATCGGAGCTGAAATATATGCCTGGATACGCCACCGGAAAAAAGTATACAGGGATGTAAATGCAGCAAGGCTGCTACTCGACAACCAGCTCGAAGCACTAAAAAAGCTCAAAGAACATGGAGTCACGACCAAGATCAATTCCATCATCATTCCCGGCATCAATGACCGTCACGTCGTCGATGTTGCTGAAACCGTTTCGAAGCTCGGCGCCGGCATTTTCAACGCCCTTCCCTATTACAAAACGGAAGAAACCGTATTCGAGAACATTCCGGAACCGCATCCTGAACTGGTAAAGGCAATACAGAAAAACACGGCGCAATATTTGCCGCAAATGAAACACTGTGCACGATGCAGAGCAGACGCAATCGGTATCATAGGCCAGGAAAACAGTGACGAGATAATGAAACAACTGCAAGAAGCCGCTCAGCTGCCGAAGAAACCCCATGAAAACCGGCCCTATATTGCCGTTGCAAGCATGGAGGGCGTACTGATCAACCAGCACCTCGGTGAAGCGGACCGCTTTCTTGTCTATGCGCCGGGAGCTGATAATAGCCGACCGGTTCTTGTGGAATCCCGACCGGCACCTCCTCCCGGTGGAGGCACCATGCGGTGGGAAGCGGTGGCCTCACTTCTGATGGACTGCCGTGCGATACTGGTCAACGGAGCAGGCGAGTCGCCAAAAAAAGTGCTCAACGGTAGCGGAATGAAAGTCTACATACTCGACGGGCTTATCGAAGAAGGCGTTAACGGGGTGTTCAGCGGTAAGGATATGAGCCGAATGGCTCGTATCAGCCAGATGCACGCATGCAAGACAAACTGCTCCGGCACCGGCGGAGGATGTGGATAA
- a CDS encoding (2Fe-2S) ferredoxin domain-containing protein codes for MEKPKHHILVCGSFRAQGAPQGICHKKESAQLLPYLENELSDRGMTDIVVSATACLNVCEKGPIVVVHPENHWYGEIDSEEKMDEILDALEDGQACEAYLISE; via the coding sequence ATGGAAAAACCGAAACATCACATTCTTGTCTGCGGAAGCTTCCGCGCACAAGGAGCGCCACAGGGCATCTGCCACAAAAAAGAATCGGCACAGCTCCTGCCATATCTTGAAAACGAACTTTCCGACCGCGGTATGACCGATATCGTCGTTTCGGCAACCGCTTGTCTCAATGTTTGTGAAAAAGGGCCCATCGTCGTTGTTCATCCTGAAAACCATTGGTATGGAGAAATCGATAGCGAGGAGAAAATGGACGAAATTCTTGATGCCCTCGAGGATGGGCAAGCATGTGAAGCCTATTTGATCAGTGAATGA
- the modA gene encoding molybdate ABC transporter substrate-binding protein, which yields MIQKKTAAVLLILLLLGGTVFAGEITVASGAGYKQPLLEIIALYEKKSGRRITPVFGNMSHLISQATLSGNVALILGDRKFLDHSGLNFSSFHHMGHGKLVLAYRKGITLGNVFDITRDSIARIGMPDSAKAMYGNAAAEFLNSSALMKKVHKKILRFASVPQVSTYLMTGEIDAGFINLTDALWIKEKIGGYIPVNEKTYSAVTIEVGILREFENDPDVKAFTSFLQTEEVFPILSKYEML from the coding sequence ATGATTCAAAAAAAAACAGCAGCTGTTCTGCTGATACTCCTGCTACTCGGAGGCACTGTTTTTGCCGGGGAAATCACCGTTGCTTCGGGAGCCGGTTACAAACAACCGCTGCTTGAAATCATCGCCCTGTATGAAAAGAAAAGTGGCAGGAGAATCACGCCTGTATTTGGCAACATGTCACATCTCATCTCACAGGCCACATTAAGCGGCAACGTGGCACTTATCCTGGGAGACAGAAAATTTCTCGACCATTCAGGGCTGAATTTTTCATCCTTTCATCACATGGGGCATGGAAAACTTGTTCTTGCCTATCGCAAAGGAATAACTTTAGGAAATGTCTTCGATATAACAAGAGACTCCATAGCCAGGATAGGCATGCCCGATTCGGCAAAAGCAATGTATGGAAATGCAGCCGCCGAGTTTCTCAACAGTAGTGCACTGATGAAAAAAGTGCACAAAAAAATACTGAGATTCGCCAGCGTACCACAAGTATCCACTTACCTCATGACAGGGGAGATCGATGCGGGGTTCATTAATCTTACCGATGCACTCTGGATCAAAGAAAAAATAGGGGGTTACATACCGGTAAATGAAAAAACATACTCTGCCGTCACAATCGAAGTTGGCATACTCCGGGAATTTGAAAATGATCCCGACGTCAAAGCGTTCACTTCGTTTCTGCAAACTGAAGAGGTATTCCCTATCCTGAGTAAATACGAAATGCTATGA
- a CDS encoding molybdate ABC transporter permease subunit: MMMHSTVFPSYRDIGPIVLSLQTAAIVLVSHIVFSISLGYLLSRKKMPFRSLLDGLVTLPLVFPPIATGFLLLLILGRHGVIGPFLSAKGIEIIFSPMGVYLAAFLSGLPLVVKPVQSATENTETSFAEASYVLGKSEIVTFLQVTLPNIKQVVLAGLMLSVGRSFGEVGITLMLGGNISGRTETMSLAIYNAVFEGNFEKALVFSGLLALISILAFYGMNRLKG; the protein is encoded by the coding sequence ATGATGATGCACAGCACTGTTTTTCCCAGCTACCGGGACATTGGCCCTATCGTGCTCTCCCTCCAAACTGCTGCAATAGTGCTCGTTTCTCATATTGTTTTCAGCATTTCCTTGGGTTATCTGCTCTCACGTAAAAAAATGCCATTCCGCAGCTTGCTTGACGGACTTGTAACACTCCCGCTCGTATTTCCCCCTATTGCAACAGGTTTTCTTCTTCTCCTGATACTTGGAAGGCATGGTGTCATCGGGCCGTTTCTCAGCGCAAAAGGTATCGAGATCATCTTCAGCCCGATGGGAGTGTATCTCGCTGCGTTTCTTTCAGGACTTCCACTTGTCGTAAAGCCGGTTCAATCAGCTACAGAAAACACGGAGACCTCGTTTGCTGAAGCTTCGTATGTTCTTGGAAAAAGCGAAATCGTCACCTTTCTACAAGTCACTCTTCCCAATATTAAACAGGTTGTCCTTGCCGGTCTCATGCTTTCGGTTGGAAGGTCGTTTGGAGAAGTAGGCATCACACTCATGCTCGGAGGCAACATCAGCGGCAGAACGGAAACCATGTCCTTAGCAATCTATAACGCCGTCTTCGAAGGAAACTTTGAAAAAGCGTTGGTATTTTCCGGTCTACTCGCCCTGATATCCATTCTGGCTTTTTACGGTATGAACCGGTTGAAAGGCTGA
- a CDS encoding TOBE domain-containing protein, giving the protein MSPQNRSIELEGALWFRKSESRFLGADRIVLLEQIEKLGSINKAAKTIGISYKTAWQLINTINNLSEKAIVERTTGGKDGGGTRLTPEGRKILRQYRVVQEEHRKFLENLEERLGRPEKLYQFLKRISVKVSARNVFSGTVAKIICETVNTEITLALKGDIRITAIVTSSAIGKLGLEEGMTAYAIIKSSSVIIGKEIDVSKVSTRNVIFGTVDKIIDGPVNVEIDLDIGGSNIITSIITRESSKNLGLKEGSKACAMFKASSVIIGVH; this is encoded by the coding sequence ATGTCCCCACAAAACAGATCAATCGAACTGGAAGGAGCCCTTTGGTTCCGAAAATCCGAAAGCAGGTTTCTTGGTGCCGACAGGATCGTATTGCTCGAACAAATCGAAAAGCTTGGATCGATCAACAAGGCGGCGAAAACCATAGGGATCAGTTACAAAACCGCATGGCAACTGATCAACACGATTAACAACCTTTCAGAAAAAGCCATTGTAGAACGAACGACCGGAGGCAAGGACGGTGGTGGCACAAGACTGACCCCGGAAGGCAGAAAAATCCTCAGGCAATATCGGGTAGTACAGGAAGAGCACCGGAAATTCCTTGAAAATCTCGAAGAACGCCTTGGAAGACCGGAAAAGCTCTATCAATTCCTTAAAAGAATATCGGTGAAAGTCAGCGCCAGAAACGTCTTCAGCGGAACCGTTGCCAAAATCATATGCGAAACGGTGAATACTGAAATCACACTTGCTCTCAAGGGAGACATCCGAATAACAGCCATCGTAACAAGCAGTGCGATCGGCAAACTGGGTTTAGAGGAAGGAATGACCGCCTATGCAATCATCAAGTCAAGTTCCGTTATCATTGGCAAAGAGATCGATGTATCCAAAGTGAGTACCCGTAATGTGATCTTCGGAACTGTCGATAAAATCATCGATGGACCGGTAAACGTAGAAATCGATCTCGATATAGGCGGAAGTAACATTATAACCTCGATTATAACCCGCGAAAGCTCAAAAAACCTCGGTTTGAAAGAAGGCAGCAAAGCCTGTGCAATGTTTAAGGCTTCGAGCGTTATCATCGGAGTACACTGA
- a CDS encoding ATP-binding protein: MNQSQGRREDEPRIGYEMLEFRPEWQFDDPKTGVYYHSAVIPGKLFFTSLGGDMQSETVQKTIPFIERVFVEGMLENCEYIRIADYSEVTKASINARILYAGTINRLNASHNSHPSVTYICGASHLVKTMLRIFSRVVKQRLVFVESVEEAFRYLNNSRVSSVPVPSDDVVVSRREIDDFAAMCGNFLFGKKDIIPAASDYLAPDHPLNELYKIIMIFHDDLLELQKKEIEQKQEIEVALEGAKKLNEKLVEEKHNVEKKEQVQLRLIQRLKRARMQAESASKAKSEFLANISHEIRTPLHAVIGMTELLIETKLDKDQRYYTDTLYSSAKMLLMLINDILDFSRIDAGLIDEEKEVFNLRQLFLDIIAIMKEKASYKGLVLEGNVDEGIPDTLLGYSEYIKQVLLNLIQNAIKFTYRGQVTVTAKVVSETEEKVVIKMSVQDTGIGIPEEQQEQIFQPFTQIDASSTRKEGGTGLGLAIVRKLVKLMGGELRLKSNEREGSTFSFSLAFDKVQDEADHAVFSCKESQAARGLNNVSENTVEKKLVLLVEDNTINQKVAQAMLEKMGYSIDIAFNGAEAVEALQRKNYGLVLMDLQMPVMDGYEATKAIRNSGKVLNSKIPIIAMTANATKEDRQQCLEAGMDDYVPKPVERKVMMNMLQRWLPLPDDR, encoded by the coding sequence ATGAACCAGTCGCAAGGTCGTAGAGAAGATGAGCCCCGTATCGGGTATGAAATGCTGGAGTTTCGTCCTGAATGGCAGTTTGACGATCCGAAGACCGGTGTTTATTACCATAGTGCAGTTATTCCCGGAAAGCTTTTTTTTACTTCTCTGGGAGGTGATATGCAGTCCGAAACCGTTCAGAAAACGATCCCTTTCATCGAACGGGTTTTTGTCGAGGGCATGCTTGAAAACTGTGAATATATAAGGATAGCCGATTATTCAGAGGTTACCAAGGCGTCGATCAATGCAAGGATACTCTATGCCGGTACGATAAACAGGCTCAATGCTTCTCATAATTCCCATCCCTCTGTCACATATATCTGTGGTGCATCGCATCTTGTCAAAACGATGTTGCGGATTTTTTCGCGCGTTGTCAAGCAGCGCCTTGTTTTCGTTGAATCAGTTGAAGAAGCTTTCCGGTATTTAAACAATAGTCGTGTTTCTTCTGTGCCTGTGCCATCGGATGATGTTGTTGTTTCACGTAGAGAGATCGATGATTTTGCGGCGATGTGCGGTAATTTTTTGTTTGGAAAAAAAGATATTATTCCTGCTGCCAGCGATTATCTTGCGCCCGACCACCCGCTCAACGAACTTTACAAAATCATCATGATTTTTCATGATGATTTGCTGGAGCTGCAAAAGAAAGAGATAGAACAGAAGCAAGAAATAGAAGTCGCGCTTGAAGGTGCAAAGAAGCTCAATGAGAAGCTGGTCGAGGAAAAACATAACGTTGAAAAGAAAGAGCAGGTGCAACTCAGGCTCATTCAACGCTTGAAAAGAGCGCGAATGCAGGCTGAAAGCGCAAGCAAGGCAAAAAGTGAGTTTCTTGCAAATATCTCCCATGAGATTCGTACGCCACTTCATGCAGTGATAGGGATGACCGAACTCTTGATAGAAACCAAACTGGATAAAGATCAGCGATATTATACCGACACGCTGTATTCAAGCGCTAAAATGCTGTTAATGCTGATTAACGATATTCTTGATTTCAGCAGAATAGATGCGGGGCTTATCGATGAGGAAAAAGAGGTGTTTAATCTTCGTCAGCTTTTTCTCGATATCATAGCGATAATGAAGGAAAAAGCAAGCTACAAAGGCTTGGTGCTTGAAGGTAATGTGGATGAAGGTATTCCGGATACCCTTCTTGGCTACTCCGAGTATATAAAACAGGTGCTCCTGAATCTGATTCAGAATGCTATCAAGTTTACCTATAGAGGGCAGGTTACGGTTACCGCCAAGGTTGTTTCTGAAACCGAAGAAAAGGTTGTCATCAAGATGTCTGTGCAGGATACGGGTATCGGTATTCCTGAAGAGCAGCAGGAGCAGATTTTTCAGCCTTTTACCCAGATCGACGCTTCATCGACCCGTAAAGAAGGGGGGACCGGGCTGGGCCTTGCAATCGTGAGAAAGCTGGTAAAACTCATGGGTGGGGAGCTCAGGTTGAAGAGCAATGAAAGAGAGGGGTCCACTTTCAGTTTTTCACTTGCTTTTGACAAAGTTCAGGATGAGGCCGACCATGCGGTGTTTAGCTGTAAAGAGAGCCAGGCTGCCAGGGGCCTGAACAATGTTTCTGAAAATACAGTTGAAAAGAAGCTGGTTTTGCTCGTAGAGGACAATACGATAAATCAAAAAGTGGCCCAGGCAATGCTTGAAAAAATGGGTTACTCGATCGATATCGCTTTTAACGGGGCTGAAGCGGTTGAAGCACTTCAACGAAAAAATTATGGGCTGGTACTGATGGATCTTCAGATGCCGGTTATGGATGGTTATGAAGCGACAAAAGCCATAAGGAATTCCGGAAAGGTGCTTAACAGCAAAATTCCCATTATCGCTATGACGGCTAATGCTACAAAGGAAGACCGGCAACAGTGTCTCGAGGCGGGTATGGATGATTATGTGCCAAAGCCGGTTGAACGTAAGGTTATGATGAATATGCTGCAGCGCTGGCTACCGCTTCCCGATGACCGGTGA
- the hypE gene encoding hydrogenase expression/formation protein HypE — MSIELQCPVPHFNHETIQMAHGAGGVLSRELTRKVFLPCFGNSSLDTLDDQAKLSIGAGKIAFTTDTFVVSPIFFPGGTIGDLAVSGTVNDLAVGGAIPLYLSAGFVLEEGFPLTDLQKVVSSMADAADKAGVQIVTGDTKVVEKGQCDGIFINTSGIGVIKNGIDISCTNLKPGDSIIVSGTLGDHGMAVMAARKGLSFQSDIISDTRSLSALISEILDEVPEVHAMRDPTRGGLAATLNELAEASRKGIVLDESTLPVRPDVQGASELLGIDPLNVANEGKVVVAVPRESAEKVLRVMQRHAYPSAGDAAIIGEVVDEHPGMVIVRTFLGSKRILEMPLGEQLPRIC; from the coding sequence ATGTCCATCGAATTACAGTGCCCGGTACCTCATTTCAATCATGAAACCATTCAGATGGCTCATGGAGCAGGGGGCGTTCTTTCGCGTGAACTGACCCGGAAAGTATTTCTCCCTTGTTTTGGCAACAGTTCGCTTGATACGCTGGACGATCAGGCAAAGCTCTCAATCGGAGCTGGTAAGATTGCTTTTACCACCGATACTTTCGTTGTCAGTCCGATATTTTTTCCTGGGGGCACAATCGGTGATCTTGCCGTTAGCGGAACCGTCAACGACCTTGCCGTAGGCGGGGCGATTCCGCTTTATCTCAGTGCGGGTTTTGTGCTTGAAGAGGGGTTTCCCCTGACAGATCTCCAAAAAGTAGTAAGCAGTATGGCGGATGCTGCCGACAAGGCTGGAGTGCAAATTGTTACAGGTGATACAAAAGTGGTAGAAAAGGGGCAGTGTGACGGAATATTTATCAATACATCGGGTATCGGCGTTATAAAAAATGGGATCGATATTTCCTGCACGAATCTCAAGCCGGGTGACAGTATTATTGTTTCCGGTACTCTTGGGGACCATGGAATGGCCGTTATGGCCGCTCGGAAAGGTCTATCTTTCCAGTCGGATATCATAAGTGACACAAGGTCGTTGAGTGCATTGATTTCCGAAATACTGGATGAAGTACCTGAAGTTCATGCCATGAGGGATCCTACAAGAGGAGGGCTTGCAGCTACGTTGAACGAGCTTGCAGAGGCTTCCCGAAAAGGTATTGTGCTTGATGAATCAACCCTTCCCGTTCGTCCGGATGTTCAAGGAGCAAGTGAACTCCTCGGTATCGATCCTCTCAATGTTGCAAACGAAGGTAAGGTTGTTGTTGCAGTGCCGCGGGAAAGTGCTGAAAAAGTATTGCGGGTCATGCAACGGCATGCGTATCCATCGGCTGGCGATGCTGCGATTATAGGAGAGGTGGTGGATGAACATCCTGGAATGGTGATTGTCCGTACGTTTCTGGGGAGTAAGCGTATTCTGGAAATGCCCCTGGGAGAACAACTGCCGAGAATCTGTTGA
- the hypD gene encoding hydrogenase formation protein HypD, whose product MKFIDEYRDSDRARNILKKIEDTVTKPWTIMEICGGQTHSIVRNGIDQLLPDGVRLIHGPGCPVCVTPLDILDRALSIVSKPGVILASFGDMLRVPGSRETLSVAKSGGADVRVVFSPLEALNIARENPQHEVFFLAIGFETTAPGNAMAIKQAARENLRNFSELVSQFMVPPAMRAILSSEKNMIQGFLAAGHVCTVTGYEEYERIGEEFHVPIVPTGFEPVDILSGILRVIEMLESGRSGVHNEYGRVVSREGNPVAKKVVDEVFHVADGHWRGIGVIPQSGLQLRDEFAPFDTQKKFNVADIQPDESPLCRSGDVLRGMITPERCEAFGKECTPLKPLGAPMVSAEGACAAYYKYHGKVL is encoded by the coding sequence ATGAAATTCATCGACGAATACAGGGACAGCGACAGGGCACGAAACATTCTCAAGAAAATCGAGGATACAGTGACAAAGCCCTGGACCATCATGGAAATCTGTGGAGGGCAGACTCACTCCATCGTCAGAAACGGTATAGATCAGCTTCTTCCGGATGGAGTCCGGTTGATTCACGGGCCAGGTTGTCCGGTTTGTGTTACGCCTCTCGATATTCTCGATCGAGCATTGTCGATTGTATCGAAGCCTGGGGTGATTCTTGCAAGTTTCGGTGACATGCTTCGCGTGCCGGGAAGCAGAGAGACTCTTTCGGTGGCAAAAAGCGGAGGGGCTGACGTCCGTGTTGTATTTTCTCCCCTTGAAGCACTGAATATTGCGAGAGAGAACCCGCAGCATGAAGTTTTTTTTCTTGCCATAGGTTTTGAGACAACAGCTCCCGGAAATGCAATGGCGATAAAGCAGGCTGCAAGAGAGAATCTGCGAAATTTCAGTGAACTTGTCAGCCAGTTCATGGTGCCTCCTGCGATGCGGGCAATACTTTCCTCTGAGAAAAATATGATTCAGGGGTTTCTCGCTGCAGGGCATGTTTGCACAGTTACGGGTTATGAGGAGTATGAACGCATCGGTGAAGAGTTTCATGTTCCGATTGTTCCGACAGGATTTGAACCTGTGGATATCCTTTCAGGAATATTACGGGTGATAGAAATGCTTGAATCAGGAAGGTCCGGTGTACATAATGAGTACGGTCGGGTAGTGAGTCGAGAGGGGAATCCGGTGGCAAAAAAGGTTGTCGATGAAGTATTTCACGTTGCAGACGGTCATTGGCGTGGCATAGGAGTCATTCCGCAAAGCGGCCTGCAACTGCGTGACGAATTTGCTCCTTTCGATACCCAAAAGAAATTCAATGTCGCTGACATACAGCCGGATGAATCTCCGTTGTGCAGGAGCGGGGACGTGCTGCGGGGGATGATAACGCCTGAAAGGTGTGAGGCTTTCGGCAAGGAGTGTACGCCTTTGAAGCCTCTCGGGGCACCTATGGTTTCGGCCGAAGGGGCGTGTGCAGCATATTATAAATACCATGGAAAAGTGTTGTAA